One stretch of Oscillatoria salina IIICB1 DNA includes these proteins:
- a CDS encoding SDR family oxidoreductase, translating to MKVAIIGCGYVGTEVARYWSQEKNLEVTVTTTTNSRVASLSNFASQVVVVCGNDREGLKSVVAGQDLVLLCVGAKNAASYEETYLGTAKTLVSVLPETPTVRQLIYTSSYSVFGDRNGAVVDESSPVKPANENGRILAETERVLLSAATEKLKVCLFRLGGIYGPQREVVKIFSRVAGTTRPGSGDDATNWIHLDDIVAAIEFARLHQLEGIYHLVDDDKLTTGELINSVLAKHNFPPVNWDVNQKSLRPYNARVSNQKLKDAGFQLIHPQTEF from the coding sequence ATGAAAGTTGCAATTATTGGTTGTGGTTATGTAGGTACGGAAGTTGCGCGTTACTGGAGTCAAGAAAAAAATTTAGAAGTAACTGTGACGACAACGACTAACTCTCGCGTTGCTAGTTTGTCAAATTTTGCTAGTCAGGTGGTGGTTGTTTGCGGTAATGACCGAGAAGGGTTAAAATCTGTAGTTGCAGGACAAGATTTGGTTCTTTTATGCGTTGGGGCTAAGAATGCTGCTAGTTACGAAGAAACTTATCTCGGTACTGCGAAAACTCTTGTTTCTGTTTTGCCAGAAACTCCCACTGTGCGACAATTAATTTATACTAGTTCTTATTCGGTTTTTGGCGATCGCAATGGGGCTGTAGTTGATGAAAGTTCCCCTGTTAAACCTGCAAATGAAAATGGTCGAATTCTCGCTGAGACTGAACGAGTTTTACTTTCAGCAGCCACGGAGAAGTTGAAAGTTTGTCTTTTTCGTCTGGGAGGAATTTATGGACCTCAAAGAGAAGTGGTAAAAATTTTTAGTCGCGTTGCTGGTACTACTCGTCCTGGTTCAGGGGATGATGCAACTAATTGGATACATTTAGATGATATCGTCGCTGCAATTGAATTTGCGCGTCTCCATCAACTTGAAGGTATTTATCATCTTGTTGATGATGATAAATTAACTACAGGAGAACTAATTAACTCTGTTTTAGCCAAACATAATTTTCCCCCAGTCAACTGGGATGTAAACCAAAAAAGCCTTCGACCTTATAATGCGAGAGTGTCGAATCAAAAGTTGAAAGATGCTGGTTTTCAGTTAATCCATCCCCAAACTGAATTTTAG
- the glgB gene encoding 1,4-alpha-glucan branching protein GlgB produces the protein MAVIAPEQVDRIVSNRHHDPFEILGSHPIERDGKKFWVVRAYLPKANAASVLLPEERKEYPMEPIHHPNFFECEIEIEELANYQFKVKEGEHERVIYDPYAFRSPRLTDFDIHLFAEGNHHRIYEKLGAHFTEVNNVKGVHFAVWAPNARNVSVVGTFNNWDGREHQMRLIGNGIWELFIPELGVGELYKYEIKNHVGHIFLKSDPYGFYQEIRPDTASIVVELDKYTWNDEDWLERRRHSDPHEQAIAVYELHLGSWLHENADYPPPENGQVVRVSEKPWARFLTYRELAEKLIPYIKELGYTHIELLPIAEHPFDGSWGYQVAGYFAPTSRYGTPEDLMYFIDKCHQNNIGVIVDWVPGHFPKDSHGLAFFDGTHLYEHADPRKGEHKEWGTLVFNYARNEVRNFLVSNALFWFDKYHIDGIRVDAVASMLYLDYNRKPGEWVPNQYGGHENLEAADFLRQLNYLIFGYYPGILSIAEESTAWPMVSRPTYLGGLGFNLKWNMGWMHDMLLYFGKDPLYRRYHQNNVTFSIMYAFSENFMLALSHDEVVHGKRNLLEKMPGDDWQKFANLRCLFGYMYGHPGKKTLFMGMEFGQRSEWNVWSDLEWGVLEYEPHQKLKRFMSDLNKVYSSQPALYTEDFSHQGFQWIECNDAEHSVVSFIRTSKDSGEFIVVVCNFTPQPLYDYWVGVPKPGFYEEILNSDAGIYGGSNLGNMGGKWAFDWSHPNWPYAIALTLPPLGILFLKLDPQKNEDTTLSPE, from the coding sequence ATGGCAGTAATCGCACCCGAACAAGTGGATCGTATTGTTAGCAATCGACACCATGACCCTTTTGAAATTTTAGGCTCTCATCCGATTGAGAGAGATGGTAAGAAATTTTGGGTAGTCCGGGCGTACCTCCCGAAAGCAAATGCGGCTTCGGTACTTCTTCCGGAAGAACGGAAAGAATATCCGATGGAACCCATCCACCACCCAAATTTTTTTGAATGCGAGATCGAAATTGAGGAACTAGCTAATTACCAATTTAAGGTCAAAGAGGGAGAACACGAACGAGTTATTTACGACCCCTACGCTTTTCGTTCCCCTCGCTTAACTGATTTTGACATTCACTTGTTTGCTGAAGGCAACCATCACCGCATTTACGAAAAATTAGGCGCTCATTTTACTGAAGTCAATAATGTTAAAGGAGTTCACTTTGCGGTTTGGGCGCCTAATGCGCGCAATGTCTCGGTTGTGGGTACTTTCAATAATTGGGATGGTAGAGAACACCAAATGCGTCTCATTGGTAACGGGATTTGGGAACTTTTTATTCCCGAACTTGGTGTTGGCGAACTATACAAATACGAAATTAAGAACCACGTCGGACATATTTTTCTCAAATCTGACCCCTACGGTTTTTACCAAGAGATCAGACCTGATACTGCTTCGATTGTCGTAGAATTAGACAAGTATACTTGGAACGATGAAGATTGGTTAGAACGCCGTCGTCATAGCGACCCTCACGAACAAGCGATCGCTGTTTACGAACTTCACCTCGGTTCTTGGCTGCATGAAAATGCCGATTATCCACCGCCAGAAAACGGACAAGTAGTGCGTGTTTCCGAAAAACCTTGGGCGCGTTTTCTCACCTATCGGGAACTAGCAGAAAAATTAATTCCCTATATCAAGGAACTCGGTTACACTCACATCGAACTGTTACCCATCGCCGAACATCCTTTTGATGGTTCTTGGGGATATCAAGTTGCGGGTTATTTTGCGCCAACTTCCCGTTATGGTACTCCAGAAGATTTGATGTATTTCATCGATAAGTGTCATCAAAATAATATTGGCGTAATTGTAGACTGGGTTCCCGGTCACTTTCCGAAAGATAGTCACGGGTTGGCTTTCTTTGATGGTACGCATCTTTACGAACACGCTGACCCTCGTAAAGGCGAACATAAGGAATGGGGGACGCTCGTTTTTAATTATGCTCGCAACGAAGTACGCAATTTCTTAGTCTCCAATGCTTTATTTTGGTTCGATAAGTATCACATCGACGGTATTCGCGTAGATGCAGTCGCCTCGATGCTTTACCTGGACTACAATCGTAAACCAGGAGAATGGGTTCCTAATCAATATGGGGGTCACGAAAATCTCGAAGCTGCTGATTTCCTCAGACAGTTAAATTACTTGATTTTTGGTTACTATCCAGGTATTCTCTCTATTGCTGAAGAGTCTACCGCTTGGCCGATGGTATCCCGTCCTACTTATTTGGGTGGTTTGGGCTTTAACCTGAAGTGGAATATGGGCTGGATGCACGATATGCTTCTTTACTTCGGTAAAGACCCTCTCTACCGTCGCTACCACCAAAATAATGTTACTTTTAGCATTATGTATGCTTTTAGCGAGAATTTTATGCTTGCTCTTTCTCATGATGAGGTGGTACACGGTAAGCGTAATTTACTAGAGAAAATGCCGGGCGATGATTGGCAAAAGTTTGCTAATCTCCGTTGTTTGTTTGGCTATATGTACGGACATCCTGGTAAGAAAACTTTATTTATGGGGATGGAGTTCGGACAGCGCAGCGAGTGGAATGTCTGGTCGGATTTAGAATGGGGTGTGTTGGAATATGAGCCGCATCAAAAGCTGAAGCGGTTTATGTCTGATTTGAATAAGGTTTATAGCTCTCAACCTGCTCTTTATACGGAAGATTTTTCTCATCAAGGCTTCCAATGGATTGAGTGTAACGATGCTGAACATAGTGTCGTCTCGTTTATTCGTACCTCGAAAGATTCGGGTGAGTTTATTGTCGTGGTTTGTAACTTCACTCCCCAACCTTTATATGATTACTGGGTTGGCGTACCGAAACCAGGTTTTTATGAGGAAATTTTGAATAGCGATGCAGGAATTTATGGTGGCAGTAATTTAGGTAATATGGGTGGTAAATGGGCTTTTGATTGGTCTCATCCTAATTGGCCCTACGCGATCGCTCTTACTTTACCTCCACTTGGTATACTTTTCCTTAAGTTAGATCCTCAAAAGAACGAGGATACTACTTTATCTCCAGAATAA
- a CDS encoding ureidoglycolate lyase gives MNQEFTVKKLPAKSINSENFQPFGQLITPAEDGKEFDQTDAQLNLKNGIPRFYIMRLKNRGRQFSKLTRHSQCSQCLGSLEGKEWLIAVAPPTLGKEPEFKKITAFQIPGNCFIKLETGTWHAGPYFDEDTVNFYNLELSDTNLVDYFTHDFRKSHHLVWEIV, from the coding sequence ATGAATCAAGAATTTACCGTAAAAAAATTGCCAGCAAAATCAATTAATTCTGAAAACTTTCAACCTTTCGGACAGTTAATTACTCCGGCGGAAGATGGGAAAGAATTTGACCAAACTGACGCGCAACTAAACTTAAAAAATGGTATACCGCGATTTTATATTATGCGACTAAAAAATCGCGGTCGTCAATTTAGTAAACTCACCCGCCATAGTCAGTGTAGCCAATGTTTGGGTTCCTTAGAAGGTAAAGAATGGTTGATTGCCGTGGCACCACCAACTCTGGGAAAAGAACCAGAATTCAAGAAAATTACAGCTTTTCAGATTCCTGGTAATTGCTTCATTAAACTAGAAACTGGAACTTGGCACGCGGGTCCTTATTTCGATGAAGATACTGTAAATTTTTATAATTTAGAATTAAGCGATACTAATCTAGTCGATTATTTTACTCATGACTTTCGCAAAAGTCATCACCTAGTTTGGGAAATTGTTTAG
- a CDS encoding GTP cyclohydrolase II: MTNDNKPSQPRHIVLTSHPGKTGSKSPAVNWGKINPIERGAIIGSLVNPAHRNVIGTHSGSYGVYRALAVASGALQPDHRADLTNTSPIVHIGPFPSWGDPDKIVSLDPFGAVVGEVYQDLYAQGYDIRPTIAVTKAQINLPEIKYAVAHKNIQIDGVIVKAGGSLAVTKVAIDPVWYLPGIAQRLQVEESVLRRNLFQQTGGMFPELVTRPDLHVFLPPIGGTTVYIIGDVAAITDRSKPLAVRVHDECNGSDVFGSDICTCRPYLIHGIEVCTETAQAGGAGVIVYSRKEGRALGEVTKFLVYNARKRQAGGDRANAYFTRTECVAGVQDMRFQELMPDVLHWLGITKIDRFVSMSDMKYQAIVQSGIEISQRVPIPPHYIPEDAQVEIAAKTAAGYYTEETVPDEFTLTQIYGRDLLDY; encoded by the coding sequence ATGACAAATGACAACAAGCCTTCTCAACCACGACACATTGTTTTAACTTCTCACCCAGGTAAAACTGGATCGAAATCTCCCGCAGTTAACTGGGGAAAAATAAACCCGATTGAACGAGGTGCAATTATTGGTAGTTTAGTCAATCCTGCACATCGAAATGTTATTGGTACTCACTCTGGTTCTTATGGAGTATATCGTGCTTTAGCAGTTGCTAGTGGTGCATTGCAACCCGATCATCGGGCGGATTTAACTAATACTTCGCCGATAGTTCATATTGGTCCTTTTCCTAGTTGGGGAGATCCAGATAAAATTGTTTCTCTCGATCCTTTTGGTGCTGTTGTTGGTGAAGTTTATCAAGACTTGTACGCTCAAGGTTATGATATTCGCCCGACAATTGCTGTTACTAAAGCCCAAATTAATTTACCAGAAATTAAGTATGCTGTCGCCCACAAAAATATTCAAATTGATGGCGTAATTGTGAAAGCAGGTGGTAGTTTAGCGGTGACAAAAGTGGCGATCGATCCGGTGTGGTATTTACCGGGAATTGCCCAGCGTTTACAAGTAGAAGAAAGTGTTTTGCGTCGGAATCTTTTTCAACAAACTGGGGGAATGTTTCCCGAATTAGTAACTCGTCCTGATTTGCACGTTTTTCTTCCTCCCATTGGCGGAACTACGGTTTATATTATTGGTGATGTAGCGGCAATTACCGATCGAAGTAAACCTTTAGCCGTTAGAGTACATGATGAGTGTAATGGTTCCGATGTTTTTGGTTCTGATATTTGCACTTGTCGTCCTTATTTAATCCACGGAATTGAAGTTTGTACGGAAACTGCACAAGCGGGAGGGGCTGGGGTAATTGTTTATTCTCGTAAAGAAGGACGAGCTTTAGGTGAAGTAACCAAGTTTTTGGTTTATAATGCTCGGAAGCGACAAGCAGGTGGCGATCGCGCGAATGCTTATTTTACTCGCACGGAATGTGTGGCTGGGGTGCAAGATATGCGCTTTCAAGAATTGATGCCTGATGTGTTACATTGGTTGGGAATTACCAAGATCGATCGCTTTGTTTCCATGAGTGACATGAAGTATCAGGCGATCGTGCAATCGGGAATTGAAATTAGCCAAAGAGTGCCAATTCCTCCCCATTATATTCCTGAAGATGCTCAAGTAGAAATTGCTGCGAAAACTGCCGCCGGATATTACACTGAGGAAACGGTTCCTGATGAATTTACCCTGACGCAAATTTATGGGCGAGATTTGCTTGATTATTAG
- a CDS encoding ABC transporter ATP-binding protein, with protein sequence MRRKKPKNNFKQIWRKFGDSFSVFRYSKKAVKLVWQTSPLLTILLAILTLAGGVLPAAIAYVGKLIVDAVVSQSSILALQYVALEGLLVISLAFTQRSKVVCQSLLRVLLAQKVNVLILEKALQLDLVHFEDSEFYDKMTRARREASQRPLSLVTRTFSLVEDSIALITYSGLLLQFSVWAVIILAIAALPSFIAETRFAGEAFRLFRWRSPETREQTYLEILLAREDFAKEVKLYQLGQTLLQRYRNIFQRLYHEDRNLTLRRGFWTYLLSLFSTATFYLAYAWIVLETISAQISIGDMTMYLVIFRQGQSTFSAALTSIGGMYEDNLYLSNLYEFLEQKVSQSQGNATTGIIPGDGVRFENVSFTYPGREEPALENISLHLQPGEKLALVGENGSGKTTLIKLLTRLYVPTAGKIFLDGVDLQAWDLQHLHQRISVIFQDFVRYQFTIGENVGVGDVSHLENSDRWKQAAQKGMAKPFIDSLPEGFFTQLGRWFRSGVELSGGQWQKIALSRAFMRSQADILVLDEPTSAMDAEAEAQIFERLSQLTKNQIVILISHRFSTVRMADKIVVLSQGKVIEQGTHEELLAANGRYARLFTLQAAGYQ encoded by the coding sequence ATGAGGAGAAAGAAACCTAAAAACAATTTTAAACAAATTTGGCGTAAATTTGGGGACTCATTCAGTGTATTTCGCTACAGCAAAAAAGCAGTAAAATTAGTTTGGCAAACCAGTCCTCTGCTAACCATTTTACTTGCCATACTTACGTTAGCAGGAGGTGTTTTACCAGCCGCAATCGCCTATGTAGGAAAATTAATTGTTGATGCAGTAGTCAGCCAATCTAGCATTCTTGCCTTACAATATGTAGCACTAGAAGGATTACTCGTCATCTCCCTAGCTTTTACTCAACGAAGCAAAGTAGTTTGTCAATCTTTATTGCGAGTCTTACTAGCGCAAAAAGTCAACGTTTTAATCTTAGAAAAAGCCCTACAACTAGACTTAGTTCACTTTGAAGATTCAGAATTTTATGACAAAATGACTAGGGCGAGAAGAGAAGCATCTCAACGTCCCCTTTCTCTGGTGACTCGTACTTTCAGCCTCGTCGAAGATAGCATCGCCTTAATTACTTATAGCGGGCTACTGCTGCAATTTTCAGTTTGGGCAGTTATAATTTTAGCGATCGCCGCCTTACCCTCCTTCATCGCCGAAACTCGGTTTGCCGGAGAAGCCTTTCGCTTATTTCGTTGGCGATCGCCAGAAACTAGAGAGCAAACTTACTTAGAAATTTTACTAGCAAGAGAAGATTTTGCCAAGGAAGTCAAACTTTATCAACTCGGACAAACCCTACTCCAACGTTACCGAAACATCTTCCAACGACTTTACCACGAAGACCGCAATCTTACCTTACGCCGAGGTTTTTGGACATATCTGCTGAGTTTATTTAGTACCGCAACCTTCTACCTCGCCTATGCTTGGATTGTACTCGAAACTATTAGCGCTCAGATCTCTATCGGCGATATGACCATGTATTTAGTCATCTTTCGTCAAGGACAGTCTACCTTTTCGGCGGCACTAACTTCAATTGGTGGAATGTACGAAGATAATCTTTATCTGTCTAATTTATATGAATTTCTCGAACAAAAAGTGTCTCAGTCTCAAGGTAATGCTACCACCGGAATAATTCCCGGCGATGGAGTTCGTTTTGAAAACGTTTCCTTTACTTATCCTGGAAGAGAAGAACCCGCTTTAGAAAATATTTCCCTGCATTTGCAACCCGGAGAAAAACTCGCCCTCGTTGGCGAAAATGGATCAGGGAAAACCACTTTAATTAAACTTTTAACGAGATTATACGTGCCGACAGCAGGTAAAATTTTCCTTGATGGTGTAGATTTACAAGCATGGGATCTTCAGCATTTACACCAACGAATTAGCGTAATTTTCCAAGATTTTGTTCGCTATCAATTTACCATTGGTGAGAATGTCGGCGTTGGTGATGTCAGTCACTTAGAAAATAGCGATCGCTGGAAACAAGCCGCCCAAAAAGGCATGGCAAAACCCTTTATTGATTCTCTGCCAGAAGGCTTTTTTACGCAACTAGGTCGCTGGTTTCGTAGCGGAGTTGAACTTTCCGGCGGACAATGGCAAAAAATTGCTTTATCGCGGGCATTTATGCGCAGCCAAGCTGATATTTTAGTCTTAGACGAACCCACTTCAGCAATGGATGCAGAAGCAGAAGCACAAATTTTTGAACGGCTTTCCCAGCTAACCAAAAATCAAATTGTTATCCTGATTTCTCACCGTTTCTCAACAGTACGCATGGCGGATAAAATAGTCGTCTTATCTCAAGGGAAAGTTATTGAACAAGGAACCCATGAAGAATTATTAGCAGCTAATGGACGCTATGCAAGATTATTTACTTTACAAGCAGCCGGATATCAGTAA
- a CDS encoding URC4/urg3 family protein: MNENQEKLIAYLRTPAAIREQCDRLFQLSCEDRLKYFRVQLDRLDKVVDYVIEVTQENYPDLKIPFHSRWRHFQVGGVRRLEELNKKLSRLTPVEKAKVKFDLAIVSVLLDAGAGSRWSYQEAETGKTFRRSEGLAVSSFWMFCQGLFSSSRDRRANATGLQELSKETLTQGLQISKKNPLVGLEGRLQLLQHLGEVLSKNPQYFGEDNPRPGNLVNYLLEKKENNSAISAVEVLTTVLESLGEIWTGRVTIGGVTLGDVWQHSALTGNNYVPFHKLSQWLTYSLLEPLQELGLIITDLDKLTGLAEYRNGGLCLDLGLVEAKQESIFSKAHPPSSDIIVEWRALTIILLDKIAARMREKLAMSPAELPLVKVLQGGTWSAGRRIANQLRENGISPLEIKSDGTVF, translated from the coding sequence TTGAACGAAAACCAAGAGAAACTAATTGCCTATTTAAGAACCCCAGCAGCGATCCGAGAACAATGCGATCGCCTGTTTCAGTTATCCTGTGAAGATCGACTGAAATACTTTCGCGTGCAACTAGATCGACTTGACAAAGTAGTAGATTACGTTATCGAAGTAACCCAAGAAAACTACCCCGATCTAAAAATACCTTTTCACAGTCGTTGGCGACACTTTCAAGTCGGTGGAGTCAGACGTTTAGAGGAACTGAATAAAAAATTATCCAGGTTGACACCAGTAGAGAAAGCCAAGGTAAAATTCGACTTAGCGATCGTCAGCGTCTTACTAGACGCTGGGGCTGGTTCCCGATGGAGTTACCAAGAAGCAGAAACAGGTAAAACCTTTCGTCGTTCCGAAGGATTAGCAGTAAGCAGCTTTTGGATGTTTTGTCAAGGCTTATTTTCCAGTAGCCGCGATCGCCGCGCCAACGCCACAGGCTTACAAGAATTAAGCAAAGAAACCCTCACTCAAGGATTACAAATTAGCAAAAAAAATCCTCTAGTTGGCTTAGAAGGAAGACTGCAATTACTCCAGCATTTAGGAGAAGTTTTAAGCAAAAATCCGCAATATTTTGGCGAAGATAATCCTCGTCCCGGAAACTTAGTTAACTACCTCTTAGAAAAGAAAGAAAATAACTCAGCTATCAGTGCAGTTGAAGTCTTAACTACCGTCTTAGAAAGCCTAGGAGAGATTTGGACAGGAAGAGTTACAATCGGGGGCGTAACATTAGGCGACGTTTGGCAACATTCCGCCTTAACAGGAAATAATTACGTTCCCTTTCATAAACTTTCTCAATGGTTAACCTACTCACTCCTCGAACCTTTACAAGAGTTAGGATTAATTATTACCGACTTAGACAAATTAACCGGACTCGCCGAATATAGAAACGGCGGTTTATGTCTCGACTTAGGATTAGTAGAAGCTAAACAAGAGAGTATTTTTAGTAAAGCACATCCACCCAGTTCAGATATAATAGTTGAATGGCGTGCTTTAACAATAATTTTACTCGATAAAATTGCTGCCAGAATGCGCGAAAAATTAGCTATGAGTCCAGCAGAATTACCTTTAGTCAAAGTCTTGCAAGGAGGTACGTGGAGTGCAGGAAGACGTATTGCTAACCAATTAAGAGAAAATGGCATTTCTCCCCTAGAAATTAAAAGCGACGGTACTGTATTTTAA
- a CDS encoding PIN domain-containing protein, which produces MKSSLDCVFLDTNIYIIGAAKPNSYEREILNWLGFEGKEKNSVKVVISEELIEQILRVAKRLQNKDWGSKLIGLIWQNLNICYVLLNPEEFVRLEKLGKIPREDIGVYLTAKEGKAECFVSANHKLIRALATETGDFDCFTPEDFVAKYL; this is translated from the coding sequence ATGAAATCCTCTCTTGATTGTGTATTTTTGGACACCAATATTTATATTATTGGTGCAGCAAAACCGAACAGTTATGAACGTGAAATTCTTAATTGGCTTGGGTTTGAAGGTAAAGAGAAAAACTCAGTTAAAGTAGTTATTTCTGAAGAATTAATTGAGCAAATCTTGCGGGTAGCTAAACGTTTACAAAATAAAGATTGGGGTAGTAAATTAATCGGACTAATTTGGCAGAATCTTAACATTTGCTATGTTTTGCTAAATCCAGAAGAATTTGTTCGACTGGAAAAGTTGGGAAAGATTCCTCGTGAAGATATTGGTGTTTATTTAACTGCTAAAGAAGGAAAAGCCGAATGTTTTGTATCTGCTAACCATAAGTTAATTAGGGCTTTAGCTACTGAAACAGGAGACTTTGACTGCTTTACTCCAGAGGATTTTGTAGCTAAATATTTATAG
- the upp gene encoding uracil phosphoribosyltransferase: protein MSSPVTVIDHPLVQHKLSLMRHTQTSTAKFRQLLREVSMLLAYEVTRDLPLKYAEIQTPLATMQAPMLASDKKMAIVSIMRAGQGLLDGILELIPSARVGHIGLYREPTTHLAVEYYFKLPHDVEHRDILLVDPMLATGNTAVAAVDRIKEFNPRDIKFLCLLAAPEGIAHFHEHHPDVPIYTAAIDDKLDEHGYILPGLGDAGDRLYGTK from the coding sequence ATGTCATCACCAGTCACTGTTATCGATCATCCTCTCGTACAGCATAAGCTGTCTCTGATGCGTCATACTCAAACCAGTACCGCTAAGTTTCGTCAACTGTTGCGGGAAGTCTCGATGCTACTAGCATACGAGGTAACGCGGGATTTGCCGCTCAAATACGCAGAAATTCAAACACCCCTAGCAACTATGCAAGCACCGATGTTAGCCTCGGATAAGAAAATGGCGATCGTGTCGATTATGCGAGCAGGTCAAGGGCTTTTAGATGGTATCCTCGAATTGATTCCCTCGGCACGAGTGGGACATATTGGTTTATACCGCGAACCCACAACTCATTTAGCTGTAGAGTATTATTTTAAACTTCCTCATGATGTGGAACATCGGGATATTCTCTTAGTCGATCCCATGTTAGCCACGGGAAACACCGCAGTTGCAGCAGTGGATAGAATTAAGGAATTTAACCCTCGAGACATTAAATTTCTTTGTTTGCTAGCTGCACCAGAGGGAATTGCACATTTTCACGAACATCATCCAGATGTGCCAATTTATACTGCGGCGATTGACGATAAATTGGACGAACATGGTTATATTTTACCGGGACTGGGAGATGCAGGCGATCGCCTTTATGGAACTAAGTGA
- a CDS encoding DUF202 domain-containing protein — protein MDDRVKLAQARTDLANQRTLLAYLRTGLAFFIAAAGLPKLYGGILVVIISFLLGFIGLLFIVVGIYVYQRYKEKRRRVSR, from the coding sequence ATGGACGATCGGGTGAAACTAGCTCAAGCTCGTACTGATTTAGCCAATCAGAGAACTTTACTTGCTTATCTGCGTACGGGATTAGCCTTTTTTATTGCTGCTGCTGGCTTACCCAAACTTTATGGGGGTATTTTAGTAGTTATAATTTCTTTTCTACTAGGATTTATTGGCTTATTATTTATCGTTGTAGGAATTTATGTTTATCAACGTTACAAAGAAAAAAGAAGACGAGTTAGTCGATAA
- a CDS encoding RNA recognition motif domain-containing protein, which translates to MSIYVGNLSYEVTQEDLMQVFAEYGEVKRVHLPTDRETGRLRGFGFVEMSSDDEEEKAIETLDGASWMGRNMKVNKARPRENRGSGSFGGRNKSFSRSSRY; encoded by the coding sequence ATGTCGATTTACGTGGGAAATTTGTCATACGAGGTTACTCAAGAAGACCTCATGCAAGTTTTTGCAGAGTATGGAGAAGTAAAACGAGTACATTTACCTACAGACCGCGAGACAGGTCGTCTGCGTGGTTTTGGTTTTGTGGAAATGTCCAGTGACGATGAAGAAGAAAAAGCAATTGAGACTTTAGACGGTGCATCTTGGATGGGTCGCAACATGAAAGTTAATAAAGCAAGACCTCGCGAAAATCGCGGTTCTGGTTCTTTTGGTGGTCGCAACAAAAGCTTTTCTCGTTCCTCTCGCTACTAA